Proteins encoded by one window of Serratia nevei:
- a CDS encoding SDR family oxidoreductase, which produces MKNKKPQILITGATGQIGGATLRLLQSQAEIEPVAAVRSPAKAAPFEKLGIRTVQLDFDREETLAPALAGIERVFLATGYTVDMLRQSKVFLDRARQAGVRHVVHLGACGRDDTTVAHWAWHQLIERYIEWSGFSFTHLRPECFMQNLLNYDGVPAVKNGVIRQYTGDAPFSWVDGDDVAQAAALALLHPERHGGQTYRMGYDVKSYGEIAAMMTEELGQPFRYESQDPQVFLDEMRATGAEMAYMSCVYDNFRRIAARDIPGVDEVFDNFPQIAGRQPMRLRAFIRKHRDKLAY; this is translated from the coding sequence ATGAAGAACAAGAAGCCCCAGATCCTGATCACCGGCGCCACCGGCCAGATAGGTGGTGCGACCCTGCGTCTTTTACAATCCCAGGCAGAGATCGAGCCGGTTGCCGCCGTGCGCTCTCCCGCCAAGGCGGCGCCCTTCGAAAAACTGGGTATCCGCACCGTCCAGCTCGATTTTGATCGGGAAGAGACTCTGGCACCGGCGCTGGCCGGCATCGAGCGCGTATTTCTGGCCACTGGCTACACGGTGGACATGCTGCGGCAAAGCAAGGTGTTTCTCGATCGCGCGCGCCAGGCCGGCGTGCGGCATGTCGTGCACCTCGGCGCCTGCGGCCGTGACGACACCACCGTCGCGCATTGGGCCTGGCACCAGCTCATCGAGCGTTACATCGAGTGGTCGGGATTTTCTTTCACCCACCTGCGGCCGGAGTGCTTTATGCAGAACCTGCTCAACTACGACGGCGTACCGGCGGTGAAAAACGGCGTGATCCGGCAATATACCGGCGATGCGCCGTTCAGCTGGGTGGACGGCGACGATGTAGCGCAGGCGGCGGCGCTGGCGCTGCTACACCCCGAGCGGCACGGCGGCCAAACCTACCGCATGGGCTATGACGTTAAATCCTACGGCGAGATCGCTGCCATGATGACGGAAGAGCTGGGGCAGCCGTTCCGCTATGAATCACAAGATCCGCAGGTTTTTCTGGATGAGATGCGCGCGACGGGTGCCGAAATGGCCTACATGAGCTGCGTCTACGACAATTTTCGCCGCATAGCGGCTCGCGATATCCCAGGCGTCGATGAGGTTTTCGATAATTTCCCGCAGATCGCGGGGAGACAGCCGATGCGGCTAAGGGCGTTTATCCGCAAGCACCGTGACAAGCTGGCCTACTGA
- a CDS encoding LysR family transcriptional regulator, giving the protein MFSSERLKGIGLFVCVADMGSFTLAAERLNLTASAVSKGIARLESRLQTKLFQRTTRRLALTDAGTQFYRTCTGVLAELEEAELAMQAESAEPRGRVRIDLPASFGRLHALPVILRCIEDHPLLVPHITFTDRFADPVSEGIDILVRIGGSDVWPNTLGHHYLGKQRHIFCAAPGYLKRQGEPTTAAELAHHHCVLYQENDGMQTPWHFSGSGAQPVERRTLTPRVAIGDAEGQLTAVLAGHGIAQLPTWLVKRQLEEGALAEVLPHLATDGLPINVVWLKSRRAQPKVSALLQALIAGLTPEGQA; this is encoded by the coding sequence ATGTTTTCTTCCGAACGTCTTAAAGGGATCGGTCTGTTTGTTTGCGTGGCCGATATGGGCAGCTTTACGCTGGCGGCGGAACGCCTGAACCTGACCGCTTCTGCCGTCAGCAAAGGGATCGCCCGGCTGGAAAGCCGATTACAGACGAAGCTGTTCCAGCGCACCACGCGGCGGCTGGCGCTGACCGACGCCGGCACCCAATTTTATCGCACCTGTACCGGCGTGTTGGCCGAGCTGGAAGAGGCCGAACTGGCGATGCAGGCGGAAAGCGCCGAGCCGCGCGGCAGGGTGCGCATCGATCTTCCCGCTTCCTTTGGCCGTTTGCATGCGCTGCCGGTGATCTTGCGATGTATTGAGGATCACCCGTTGCTGGTGCCGCATATCACGTTTACGGACCGCTTCGCCGATCCGGTCAGTGAAGGCATCGATATCCTGGTGCGTATCGGCGGTTCGGATGTGTGGCCAAATACGCTGGGGCATCACTACCTTGGTAAGCAGCGGCATATCTTCTGCGCCGCGCCCGGATACCTGAAGCGACAGGGTGAACCCACCACCGCCGCTGAATTGGCGCATCATCACTGCGTGCTGTATCAGGAAAACGACGGCATGCAGACGCCCTGGCATTTCTCGGGAAGCGGTGCCCAGCCGGTAGAGCGAAGAACGCTGACGCCGCGGGTGGCCATTGGCGATGCGGAGGGGCAACTGACGGCGGTGCTGGCGGGGCACGGCATCGCTCAGTTACCGACCTGGCTGGTCAAACGGCAGCTAGAGGAGGGGGCGTTGGCCGAGGTGTTGCCGCATCTGGCGACCGACGGCCTGCCGATCAACGTGGTCTGGCTGAAAAGCCGCCGGGCGCAGCCGAAAGTCAGCGCCTTGCTTCAGGCGCTGATCGCCGGTTTGACGCCGGAGGGACAGGCTTAA
- a CDS encoding HlyD family secretion protein encodes MFRERTLVLLRPALTLIAVLIAAGVLWQLYLYYTYAPQTRDGKIRADVVPLATDVSGKVDAVHIHDNQVVHKGQLLLSLDKVRLRNALDQAEAAVERANVQLASSQRENRRYQALQSAISQQERDNRRDAQSLAKANLDQALADRALARINLQRADLYAPVDGVITNFSLRPGAYATAGQPIMALVDSNSFYIAGYFEETKLGRIQNGDKVVIRIMGERQPLYGHVDGLSAGINDSERTTAAGNLLANVNPTFSWIRLAQRIPVRIAIDTIPHGVELIAGRTATVSLSETH; translated from the coding sequence ATGTTTCGTGAACGTACCCTTGTTCTGCTGCGCCCCGCGCTGACCCTGATTGCCGTTTTGATCGCGGCAGGCGTGCTGTGGCAGCTTTATCTCTATTACACCTATGCCCCGCAAACGCGCGACGGCAAGATCCGCGCCGACGTGGTGCCGCTGGCCACGGATGTTTCCGGCAAGGTGGACGCCGTGCACATTCACGACAACCAGGTGGTGCATAAAGGGCAGCTGCTGCTCAGCCTGGACAAAGTACGGCTGCGCAATGCGCTGGATCAGGCCGAGGCCGCCGTGGAACGCGCCAACGTCCAGTTGGCGTCATCCCAGCGCGAAAACCGGCGCTATCAGGCGCTGCAGTCGGCTATTTCACAGCAGGAACGCGACAATCGCCGCGATGCCCAATCGCTGGCAAAGGCCAATCTGGATCAGGCCCTGGCGGATCGGGCGCTGGCGCGCATCAACCTGCAGCGCGCCGATCTCTATGCGCCGGTGGATGGCGTGATCACCAACTTCTCCCTGCGCCCCGGCGCTTACGCGACCGCCGGTCAGCCGATCATGGCGTTGGTGGATTCCAACAGTTTCTACATCGCCGGATACTTCGAAGAGACCAAGCTGGGCCGCATCCAGAACGGTGACAAGGTGGTGATCCGCATCATGGGGGAACGGCAGCCGCTCTATGGCCACGTCGACGGGCTTTCCGCCGGCATCAACGACAGCGAGCGCACCACCGCCGCCGGCAATCTGCTCGCCAACGTCAACCCGACATTCAGCTGGATCCGTCTGGCGCAGCGCATCCCGGTGCGCATCGCGATCGACACCATTCCCCACGGCGTCGAGCTGATCGCCGGCCGCACGGCGACGGTCAGTTTAAGCGAAACTCATTAA
- a CDS encoding DUF1656 domain-containing protein: MIGEINIDGVFISPLLLCLVCAFFSRMALSWTLSAVGVYRWVAQRPLFDTALFLILAGLFFHGLKWLTTP, encoded by the coding sequence ATGATCGGTGAAATCAACATTGACGGCGTGTTCATCTCGCCCTTGCTGCTGTGCCTGGTGTGCGCATTCTTCTCGCGCATGGCGCTTTCCTGGACGCTCAGCGCGGTAGGCGTCTATCGCTGGGTCGCGCAGCGCCCACTGTTCGACACCGCCCTGTTTCTTATTCTGGCCGGGCTGTTTTTCCACGGCCTGAAATGGCTTACCACCCCCTGA
- a CDS encoding FUSC family protein, with protein sequence MNIGKPQLLYAAKLFISAMLAFALAESIGLQNPYWAMVTCCVLSNPVSGAVRARATYRFCGTLFAGVLTLGLSAWLSNTPVLLIVAAGLSSSLMLGLSYLDRTPRAYFFQLGAITMMLVAIAYINHPDTMFTMVVTRVTEICLGILAVTLVDSVLFPSSLAPVLRTRLKGWLADLARWQEDSLDGKGSDAQADADRIRLLGDIASFNQMMTTLGYDSSVDKPTRQAAISIQQRVLQIVPLLSAIGSSIAALPVGLRPRLQPWLNEVRRQAVEPAPHAAPSVSLLPPAASLSPWETLVVDELAEQVEQWLTLWAEVQQLNAFLDGEPLPAALQAQMMRSRVFSPPPDIGMAVRMFAGILTTYALLCGLWYFTGWEQGANMVLMGIVAIAFFGAGDNPGATIATFGRFAAIAMALGALLSYVLLPLAGDYGSFLIVMGLFLLPLGVWAASNPLATLAIALSLSNVNFQGHYAPNNMGLYLESTTGTLIGVYFAFLCAALFRRWGTDQVVARLMRQDAQEMLRLNRHVTERDLQRYQARALDRITALGSRLAAVGQADRSPQLLMRLKTAIDLIRLQQAGALSPGASPNAGLPAAFRQLSLHAEAPSALLGQIDVGLQQAWRQNDRRALRPLIRLRLLHFPTALHWNP encoded by the coding sequence ATGAACATCGGTAAACCGCAGCTGCTGTACGCCGCGAAACTGTTTATTTCCGCCATGCTGGCCTTCGCGCTGGCGGAAAGCATCGGCCTGCAAAATCCCTATTGGGCGATGGTGACCTGCTGCGTGCTGAGCAATCCGGTCAGCGGCGCCGTACGCGCCCGCGCCACCTACCGTTTTTGCGGCACGCTGTTCGCCGGCGTGCTGACGCTGGGCCTTTCGGCCTGGCTTAGCAACACGCCGGTGCTGTTGATCGTCGCAGCTGGGCTGTCATCGTCACTGATGCTGGGCCTCTCCTATCTCGATCGCACGCCACGCGCTTACTTTTTCCAGCTGGGCGCCATCACCATGATGCTGGTCGCCATCGCCTACATCAATCACCCGGACACGATGTTCACTATGGTCGTCACGCGGGTGACGGAGATCTGCCTAGGTATTTTGGCGGTGACGCTGGTAGACAGCGTGCTGTTCCCATCGTCGCTGGCGCCGGTGTTGCGCACGCGGCTGAAAGGCTGGCTGGCTGACCTGGCGCGTTGGCAGGAGGACAGCCTCGACGGCAAGGGCAGCGACGCCCAGGCCGACGCGGACCGTATCCGTTTGCTGGGCGACATCGCCTCGTTCAATCAGATGATGACCACCCTTGGCTATGACAGTTCGGTCGATAAGCCCACCCGTCAGGCGGCGATTTCGATACAGCAACGCGTACTGCAAATCGTGCCGCTGCTCTCGGCCATCGGCAGCAGCATCGCCGCACTGCCGGTCGGTCTGCGCCCCCGCCTGCAGCCGTGGCTGAATGAGGTCCGGCGGCAGGCCGTTGAACCCGCACCGCACGCTGCGCCCTCGGTAAGCTTGTTGCCGCCTGCGGCGTCGCTGTCGCCGTGGGAAACGCTGGTCGTCGACGAGCTGGCTGAACAGGTTGAGCAGTGGTTAACGCTGTGGGCCGAGGTACAGCAGTTGAACGCATTCCTGGACGGCGAGCCGCTGCCCGCGGCGCTGCAGGCGCAGATGATGCGCAGCCGCGTCTTCTCGCCGCCGCCGGATATCGGCATGGCGGTGCGCATGTTCGCCGGAATTTTGACGACCTACGCCCTGCTGTGCGGCCTCTGGTATTTCACCGGCTGGGAACAGGGCGCCAATATGGTGCTGATGGGGATCGTGGCCATCGCCTTCTTCGGCGCCGGCGATAATCCCGGCGCCACCATCGCCACTTTTGGCCGCTTCGCCGCTATCGCTATGGCCCTCGGCGCCCTGCTCAGCTATGTGCTGCTGCCACTGGCCGGGGATTACGGCAGTTTCCTGATCGTGATGGGGCTGTTTTTGCTGCCGCTCGGCGTGTGGGCGGCGAGCAACCCGTTGGCGACGTTGGCGATCGCCCTGTCGCTCAGCAACGTCAACTTTCAGGGGCACTATGCGCCGAACAATATGGGGCTGTATCTGGAAAGCACTACCGGCACGCTGATCGGCGTCTATTTCGCATTCCTGTGCGCCGCGCTGTTCCGCCGCTGGGGCACCGATCAGGTGGTGGCGCGGCTGATGCGGCAGGATGCGCAAGAGATGCTGCGCCTCAATCGCCACGTCACGGAGCGCGACTTACAGCGCTATCAGGCCCGCGCGTTGGATCGCATCACCGCGCTGGGTAGCCGCCTGGCCGCCGTTGGGCAAGCCGATCGCAGCCCACAGCTGTTGATGCGCTTAAAAACCGCTATCGACCTGATTCGTCTGCAGCAGGCCGGCGCTCTCAGCCCTGGCGCTTCGCCGAACGCCGGTCTGCCGGCGGCGTTCCGCCAACTTTCTCTGCACGCCGAGGCCCCCTCCGCGCTGCTGGGCCAGATCGACGTCGGTCTGCAACAGGCCTGGCGGCAGAACGATCGGCGCGCGCTGCGGCCGCTTATCCGGCTACGGCTGCTGCACTTCCCCACGGCTTTGCACTGGAATCCCTGA
- a CDS encoding MarR family winged helix-turn-helix transcriptional regulator, whose amino-acid sequence MSSKEKSLYALTNALQPVRRVWKQAATLAIAKSGISMSLATVVVLVHRNPQGINQRDLAEEVGVNPGALVRLLDQAAALGFLKRQESAGDRRFKTLRILPAGAELAKKVETAADKLRVELMHDVPLEDIETATRILRLFEERAGHYLQQAGNEP is encoded by the coding sequence ATGTCATCGAAAGAAAAATCCCTCTATGCCCTCACCAACGCCCTGCAACCGGTTCGCCGGGTGTGGAAACAGGCTGCGACGCTGGCGATCGCCAAATCCGGCATCTCCATGTCGTTGGCTACCGTCGTGGTTCTGGTACATCGCAATCCGCAGGGCATCAATCAGCGCGACCTGGCGGAAGAAGTCGGCGTCAATCCCGGTGCGCTGGTGCGTCTGTTGGATCAGGCCGCCGCGTTAGGCTTCCTCAAGCGGCAGGAGTCGGCCGGCGATCGTCGGTTTAAAACCCTGCGCATTCTGCCCGCCGGCGCCGAATTGGCCAAAAAGGTCGAAACCGCGGCCGATAAGCTGCGAGTCGAGCTGATGCACGACGTGCCGTTGGAAGATATTGAAACCGCTACGCGCATTCTGCGCCTGTTTGAAGAGCGCGCAGGCCACTATCTGCAACAGGCCGGCAATGAGCCATGA
- a CDS encoding oxidoreductase produces the protein MNKTWFITGASSGFGQALAEAVLAKGDNVVLTARRLAPLQAIAAGHGERALALQLDVTDPAARAAALKKTVETFGRLDVLANIAGAGSYGALEEFTSEQIRAQMELNFFAAAELSREVLPQMRAQRSGHILNLTSIAGLVAFPGSGLYNATKFALEGFTEALHHEVKPLGIHVTLIEPGAFRTGFASSAAMKAEREIAAYAPLDAGMVEYYRTQNGKQMGDPVKGARVIVDMVASATPPVRLMLGKDAYQLWDSAVASRSRDLAPWRERGEDTAFPGAAMNPVQAL, from the coding sequence ATGAACAAAACCTGGTTTATTACAGGCGCATCTTCCGGCTTCGGCCAGGCTTTGGCTGAAGCCGTGCTGGCCAAGGGCGACAACGTGGTGCTCACCGCCCGCCGCCTGGCGCCGCTGCAGGCGATCGCCGCCGGCCACGGCGAACGCGCGCTGGCTCTGCAGCTGGACGTGACCGATCCTGCGGCGCGCGCCGCCGCCCTGAAGAAGACCGTCGAAACCTTCGGCCGCCTCGACGTACTGGCCAACATCGCCGGCGCCGGTTCTTACGGGGCGCTGGAAGAGTTCACTTCCGAACAGATCCGCGCCCAGATGGAGCTGAACTTCTTTGCGGCCGCCGAGCTGTCGCGTGAAGTGCTGCCGCAGATGCGCGCTCAACGGTCCGGCCATATTCTCAATCTGACCAGCATCGCCGGCCTGGTGGCCTTCCCCGGCAGTGGTCTGTACAACGCCACCAAGTTCGCGTTGGAAGGGTTTACCGAAGCGCTGCACCACGAGGTCAAGCCGCTGGGGATCCACGTCACGCTGATCGAGCCGGGCGCCTTCCGTACCGGTTTCGCCAGCAGCGCCGCCATGAAAGCCGAACGCGAAATCGCGGCCTATGCGCCACTGGATGCCGGCATGGTGGAGTATTACCGCACGCAGAACGGCAAACAGATGGGCGATCCGGTTAAGGGCGCTCGCGTGATCGTCGATATGGTGGCCAGCGCCACCCCGCCGGTGCGTTTGATGCTCGGTAAGGACGCGTATCAGCTGTGGGACAGCGCGGTAGCCTCCCGCAGCCGCGATCTGGCGCCTTGGCGTGAACGCGGTGAAGATACGGCCTTCCCCGGCGCTGCGATGAACCCCGTTCAGGCGCTGTAA
- a CDS encoding oxidoreductase — protein sequence MNNDHRVWLITGASSGLGKALAEAAIANGDRVVVTARRLDRLQALAKGQEERVLPLAMDVTDAAARDKAVADTLARFGRIDVLANLAGRGVAGACEEFSLEQLREQMELNFFAAAEMTRAVLPQMRRQGSGNVITVSSIAGLVAMNAAGPYCAAKFALEGWTESLAIEARPQGIHVTLVEPGAFRTEFAGDVNMRPTQRIEAYRPSIAPFETYLAQSAGRQMGDPAKAAQRMLELVTLTAPPVRLMLGRDAYAMWDTTLAKRQQELNAWRERGEDTAFDGAELTEIQL from the coding sequence ATGAACAATGACCATAGAGTGTGGCTGATCACCGGCGCCTCATCGGGCCTGGGTAAAGCCCTGGCCGAAGCGGCCATCGCCAACGGCGATCGGGTGGTGGTGACCGCCCGCCGTCTCGACCGCCTGCAGGCGCTGGCTAAGGGCCAGGAAGAGCGCGTGCTGCCTTTGGCGATGGACGTCACGGATGCCGCCGCACGCGATAAGGCGGTCGCCGATACCCTGGCGCGGTTCGGCCGCATCGACGTGCTGGCCAACCTGGCCGGGCGCGGTGTAGCCGGCGCCTGCGAAGAGTTCAGCCTCGAACAGCTGCGCGAGCAGATGGAGCTGAATTTCTTTGCGGCGGCGGAGATGACCCGCGCCGTGCTGCCGCAGATGCGGCGCCAGGGCAGCGGGAACGTGATCACCGTAAGCAGCATCGCCGGTCTGGTGGCAATGAACGCCGCCGGCCCCTATTGCGCGGCGAAATTTGCCCTCGAAGGCTGGACGGAGTCGCTGGCCATCGAGGCCAGGCCGCAGGGGATCCACGTGACCCTGGTCGAGCCCGGCGCCTTCCGCACCGAATTTGCCGGCGACGTGAACATGCGGCCGACGCAGCGCATCGAGGCCTACCGCCCGTCGATTGCACCGTTTGAAACCTACCTGGCGCAGTCCGCCGGCCGACAGATGGGCGATCCCGCCAAAGCGGCGCAGCGCATGCTGGAGTTGGTCACTCTCACGGCCCCGCCGGTGCGCCTGATGCTGGGGCGCGACGCTTACGCCATGTGGGACACCACCCTCGCCAAACGCCAGCAGGAGCTTAACGCCTGGCGCGAACGGGGTGAAGACACCGCCTTTGATGGCGCAGAACTCACTGAAATTCAACTGTAA
- a CDS encoding MBL fold metallo-hydrolase, with the protein MSRCSKLRPTSGGYASSPQWRDRRFNNQRPPAPGDLPESTLRVWWDVFFNKPKDTVPATPVPIQRLSRAELEAAPDRSLYRLGHSTVLLKLRGQWWLTDPVFSERASPLPFAGPKRFHAPPIAIEELPPIRAVILSHDHYDHLDRAAIRALDGKVGQFVAPLGVGDRLAAWGVAPEKIRQFDWWQGTEIDGLRLTATPAQHFSGRSLTDGNRTLWCSWVIEDDELRMFFSGDSGYFTGFAEIGRRFGPFDLTLMETGAYDKRWPYVHMHPQQTVQAHRDLLGRWLLPIHNGTFDLAMHAWQDPFDQVLRHAAPFSVQVATPMIGERVDIVRPHPGSRWWR; encoded by the coding sequence TTGAGCCGTTGTTCCAAATTGCGCCCGACATCGGGCGGCTATGCTTCATCGCCACAATGGCGCGATCGGCGCTTTAACAATCAGCGGCCGCCGGCGCCGGGTGATCTGCCCGAGTCCACCCTGCGCGTGTGGTGGGACGTATTTTTCAACAAACCCAAAGACACGGTGCCGGCGACGCCGGTGCCGATTCAGCGCCTGTCGCGCGCCGAGCTTGAGGCGGCACCCGATCGTAGCCTGTACCGTCTGGGGCATTCCACGGTGTTGCTCAAGCTGCGCGGCCAATGGTGGCTGACCGATCCGGTGTTCTCCGAGCGGGCCTCGCCGCTGCCGTTCGCCGGGCCAAAACGCTTTCACGCGCCGCCGATCGCGATCGAGGAGCTGCCGCCGATCCGCGCCGTGATCCTCTCGCACGATCATTACGACCATCTGGACCGGGCCGCCATTCGGGCGCTGGACGGCAAGGTGGGCCAGTTCGTCGCACCGCTCGGCGTGGGCGATCGCCTGGCGGCCTGGGGCGTGGCGCCGGAAAAAATCCGCCAGTTCGACTGGTGGCAAGGCACGGAAATCGACGGCCTGCGGCTGACGGCTACCCCGGCCCAGCACTTTTCGGGCCGGAGCCTGACCGACGGCAACCGCACGCTGTGGTGTTCCTGGGTGATTGAAGACGATGAGCTGCGGATGTTCTTCAGCGGCGACAGCGGCTATTTCACCGGTTTTGCCGAGATTGGCCGCCGTTTTGGCCCCTTTGACCTGACGCTGATGGAAACCGGCGCCTACGACAAACGCTGGCCCTATGTGCATATGCACCCTCAGCAAACCGTGCAGGCGCATCGGGATTTGCTCGGCCGCTGGCTGCTGCCGATCCATAACGGCACCTTCGATCTGGCGATGCACGCCTGGCAAGACCCGTTCGACCAGGTACTGCGCCATGCCGCTCCCTTTAGCGTGCAGGTCGCGACGCCGATGATCGGCGAACGTGTCGATATCGTTCGGCCGCACCCCGGCAGCCGTTGGTGGCGCTAA
- a CDS encoding AraC family transcriptional regulator translates to MDPLSDVLSLLQPQNQFYAGFDAAGDWSFEFPPHEGIKFTAVMRGACWGMTDDLTQPIHFREGDCFLLNSRRRFRVASDPALPPQGGEQIMAEATRDGIAVHNGGGEVFLISGRFGFSGQHAALLFDALPPIINIPKASSQAGVLRWTLEQWTNELRHPQLGGALMSTHLAHLMLVQVFRQFLETAHGLPKGWFLALTDRQISLAIAAMHAEPARNWTLEELARIAGISRTVFAQRFKGLVGSTAMEYLSRWRMLQAADRLRAGKENVASIAYSLGYGSESAFSTAFKRVMAQSPSQYRRQMPAGASEPE, encoded by the coding sequence ATGGACCCGCTGTCAGACGTGTTGTCGCTGCTGCAACCCCAAAACCAGTTTTACGCCGGTTTCGACGCCGCCGGGGACTGGTCGTTCGAGTTTCCCCCTCATGAAGGCATCAAATTCACGGCGGTGATGCGCGGCGCCTGCTGGGGCATGACCGACGATCTGACGCAGCCGATCCATTTCCGCGAAGGGGACTGCTTTTTGCTGAACAGTCGGCGGCGCTTCAGGGTCGCGTCCGATCCGGCGTTGCCGCCGCAGGGAGGGGAGCAGATCATGGCCGAGGCGACGCGCGACGGCATCGCCGTGCATAACGGCGGTGGCGAGGTCTTTTTGATCAGCGGGCGTTTCGGTTTTTCCGGCCAGCATGCGGCGCTGCTGTTTGATGCGCTGCCGCCGATCATCAACATCCCCAAAGCCTCGAGCCAGGCGGGCGTTTTGCGCTGGACGCTCGAACAGTGGACGAACGAGTTGCGTCACCCGCAGCTCGGCGGTGCGCTGATGTCGACCCACCTGGCGCACTTGATGCTGGTGCAGGTGTTTCGCCAGTTCCTCGAAACGGCCCATGGGCTGCCGAAAGGTTGGTTTCTGGCGCTGACCGACCGCCAGATCAGCCTGGCGATCGCCGCCATGCACGCCGAGCCGGCGCGCAACTGGACGCTGGAAGAGCTGGCCCGCATCGCCGGCATTTCCCGCACCGTATTCGCTCAACGTTTCAAAGGGCTGGTTGGCAGTACCGCCATGGAATACCTCTCGCGTTGGCGTATGCTGCAGGCGGCAGATCGCCTGCGGGCCGGTAAAGAAAACGTCGCGTCGATCGCCTACTCGTTGGGATACGGCTCGGAAAGCGCGTTCAGCACCGCCTTCAAACGGGTGATGGCGCAGTCGCCGTCGCAGTATCGGCGGCAAATGCCGGCCGGGGCGAGTGAACCGGAGTGA
- a CDS encoding sugar phosphate isomerase/epimerase family protein, giving the protein MKLSFCTDSLGHLPFEQMLDRLLELEVRGVEMTTGGWSPAPHLDTDDLLANPAKRRQLQQALASRGMEIAALNVSGNPLDPGELGQRHQRQTDNTLELAGLLGVKKIVMMSGLPPASPHDAIPNWITYTVSWPPTVKNCLDYQWNEVAIPYWQALVARAKACGVERFALENFSAMLVWNPETLFRLREAVGPMVGLNLDPSHLIWMGADPIAVARALGPAIHHVHGKDVRLERGVVEINGLLETKPIDDVARRAWNYVAVGCGRDLQWWKAFFSVVRMMGYNDWVSLEMEDLTMSVDAGIVSSVQALQQSISQ; this is encoded by the coding sequence ATGAAACTTTCATTCTGTACCGACAGCCTGGGTCATTTACCCTTCGAGCAGATGCTGGATCGGCTGCTGGAGCTGGAGGTGCGCGGCGTGGAAATGACCACCGGCGGCTGGTCTCCGGCGCCCCATCTGGATACCGACGATCTGCTGGCTAACCCCGCCAAACGCCGGCAGCTGCAGCAGGCGCTGGCCAGCCGCGGCATGGAGATCGCCGCGCTCAACGTCTCCGGCAATCCGCTCGATCCCGGCGAACTGGGGCAACGCCATCAGCGCCAAACCGACAATACGCTGGAGCTGGCCGGGCTGCTGGGGGTGAAAAAGATCGTTATGATGAGCGGCCTGCCCCCGGCCAGCCCGCATGACGCCATTCCCAACTGGATCACCTATACCGTCAGCTGGCCGCCGACGGTGAAAAACTGTCTGGACTATCAATGGAATGAAGTGGCAATCCCCTATTGGCAGGCGCTGGTCGCTCGGGCCAAAGCGTGCGGCGTCGAGCGCTTTGCGCTGGAAAACTTCAGCGCCATGCTGGTGTGGAACCCGGAAACGCTGTTCCGGCTGCGCGAGGCCGTTGGCCCGATGGTGGGTCTGAACCTCGATCCCAGCCACCTGATCTGGATGGGTGCGGATCCCATCGCGGTGGCCCGCGCCCTCGGCCCCGCCATTCACCATGTGCACGGCAAAGACGTGCGCCTTGAGCGCGGCGTCGTTGAGATTAACGGACTGCTGGAGACCAAACCGATCGACGACGTGGCCCGCCGCGCCTGGAACTATGTCGCCGTCGGCTGCGGCCGGGATCTGCAGTGGTGGAAGGCGTTCTTCTCGGTGGTGCGCATGATGGGCTACAACGACTGGGTGTCGCTGGAAATGGAAGACCTGACCATGTCGGTCGATGCCGGCATCGTTTCCTCCGTTCAGGCGCTGCAGCAGAGCATCAGCCAGTAA